The Thiorhodovibrio frisius genome segment AAGCCGAACCAGCGCACGCGCTGCGCGATCTGATCAGCCTGATCATGCCGCAATTCGCCCCCGATCTGCCCTTTGTTCATGCCATCGGTGATGACCGCGATGAACGGCTTGCCATCGAAGCCGCCTTGCGCCAACTGCCCATCGCGCAACAACAGCCGGTCTTGCCGCTGCCGCTGGCGACGCCGCCGCTGCATCGGGCGCCGCGGACCGGCCTGCCGGCCTGGGGACATTTTCCCAAAGTTGATGGCGAAGCGATCGATCGGGCGGCACTGGCCAAGCGGCGTTTTACGCAAGACCGTTTGGGCAAGAAATTTTCTTTGGGCGACGACAGCACCGTGTGGCCGCGCAATCTCAATCCGAACGACCTCAATCCGAACGACCCCGGTGCCAGCGCCGAAAATCTGTTTCCGTTTCATAATGCCAACCATCGGGTCGCCATCGTCCATATCGATGGTAATGGCTTTGGGCAAGCCTTGCAGGATATCCGCACCGCCACCAACAACAGCAGCGGCGAACAGGCGATCACGGTGGAATTCGCCTTTTCGCAACTGGTCGAGGCCATGAGCTGCGAGGCGGCGCAAGAGGCGACGATGGAAGTGTTACTCGATCAAGCGGTCGCCACGGAACAGGAGACATCGATCATGCCCGCCCGCCCGCTGGTGCTCGGCGGCGACGATTTAACCATGATCCTGCGCGCCGATCTGGCGCTGGATTTTGTCGAGCATTACATGCGGGCGTTTGAGCGAATTTCCGCCGCCAAGATCAAAGAATTTGCCAAGCATCATCAGGGCATCAAGCCAAAGACTCACTGTATGACCACCTGCGCCGGCGTCGTTTTTGTCGGCGCCAAGCGTCCGTTCGACCGCGCCTACCGGCTGGCCGAAGCCTTATGCGCCGAGGCCAAACAATGCAGCGCCCGCCATGCCCCCGCCGGCGGCCCGGCGCCGTCCTTTCTCGCTTTTGGCGATTCGACCGCCAGTTTGTCATGCGACGACGATGTGTTGGTCACCTCGTCGGCAGGAACGCGCCTTGCCGGCACGGCTTACCATCTTGGGGTGATCTCCGCACCTGATGCGCCTGAGTTTGATGCACTCAAGGCGTTGAAAACATTGTATGTTGACCGGCAGGCCGAACTTGCGCGCAGCGCCCTCAACGATGTGATTGTGCAACTGCGCCATGACGAAACCGAAGCCGAACGGCGCTGGAAACGCTGGTTGGCGGTGATCGCCCGTCGCGGCGAAACCGGCGCGGCACTGAGACAGCAATGGCAAGCGCATCTGGCCCGAGTCGCGCCCAGCCATCGTGCCGATCCGACCCGGACGCCGGTGCTGGAGCGGGTGGATGAGCGGACGCAGCAGCGGACGGGCGCCTTTTCCCCTCTTGGCGATCTGCTCGCCTGGCTGAAAGCGGAGGCACGATTCAATGACAGCGACACCTGAACAAACCGTGTGGCTCGTGATCGATATTCTGGACGACTGGCTCCCCGGCACCGGCCAGGCCGGCGGCACCCATCTCGACGAACTGGCTGATCGCGAGCTGGGCTTGCCCTATCTGAGCGGCAAGCATCTCAAGGGTCTGCTGCGGCAGGGCATCCAATGCGCCGCGCACTGGGGACATCTGCCCCAGGACAGCGCCGACCTGCTTTTTGGCACCCAGGAAGCCAGCGCCCCGGCGCGCCTGCGGATCGAAAACGCCCGCTTGCCGGCGCCCGTGCGCGCGCACTGCCACGCCCAGCCCACCGCCGGCGCCGCCCTGTTTCGCGAACGCATGGCCACCGCCATCGACCCGAACACCGGCGCCGCCAAAGCACGCTCGCTGCGCGCGTTCGAGGTGGTGGTGCCGCTGCGTCTGGAAGCGCGCGTCGCGTGTTTCGACCCGACCGCCATCCTCGACTGGCGTGCCTGGCTGGAACAAGGCGCCGCCCTGGTGCGCGCCGTCGGCAAACAGCGCAATCGCGGCTTCGGGCGCGCCCAACTGACGCTGGAGGAACGCCGCGCATGAGCTTGTCCGCCATCGACTTGACCCTGACGCTGGAAGACGACGTCGCCCTGACCGCTTTCGCCGCCACCGTCGGTCACCATGAAACCCTGCCTTATCTCCCCGGCGCCTGCGTGATGGGCTATCTGGCCAGCCGGCTTTATCGCACTCTGGGAGACGATGGTGCGCGGCTGCTGTTTCATAGCGATCGGGTGCGCTTTGGCGATGCGCGTTTGTTGACCGATGCCGGGCCGGCGCGCCCGACGCCGCGGACGTGGCACTATGCCAAAAGCGCGGGCAAGCCATTTGCCGATGCCAACAAAAACCAACTCCGGCGCGATCGGCTTTACGATGCCCGGCACGATGCGCCCGATCGCACTTTGCGCTACAAGGCGTTTGATGGTGGAGAACTGGATGCCACCAGCGGGCGGCTGGCCAATCCGCGCAAAGGCTACCGGCAGGGCACCGCCATCGATCCCGCTGCCAATCGTGCCGCCGAGGGGCAGTTGTTCGGCTACCAGAGTTTGGAAGCCGGGCAATGTTTTCGCGGACAAATCCGGTTCGCAACCGAAATACCCGCCGCACTGGTGCAGCAGGTTGGCGAACAACTGCACCAAGCCACCCTGTTGATCGGGCGCTCGCGCTCGGCGCATTATGGCCGGGTGCGCAGCACGGCGTCTGCGATCTCCGCGCCGCCGCTGCCGGACATCGCCCCGGAGACGACCGAACTGACGCTTTGGCTGCTGTCCGATCTGGCGGCCTGGGATGCCGACGGGCAACCCACGCTCTGGCCGCGCGCCGAATGGCTTGGTTTGCCTGCCGGGCAGTTGGTGCCGGAGCGCACTTTTCTTGCCAGTCGGCGTTACAGCCCCTGGAATGCCTATGCCGGTTGTCGCGATCACGAACGCTTGGTGATTGCTCGCGGCAGTGTCTTAACCTTTCAGCTCGCAGCCGCCTGGATGGAGACTCATCGTGCCCAACTGGCGCTGGGACTGGGCGGGTATCTGGCCTATGGCTTGGGCGAGATCGCACTGTATCCCGAGGTCTGGGATTGGCCGGCACCCGAGTCGGCATCGCCGTCGGAGCCAAACAACGAGCCGACCCATGCCACCGATGCACGAAAAGACGCCGCCATCGATGCCTACAGCCGGGACTTGCTGCACTGGCTCGATCAGAGCACTGACACCGACGGGCAACAACTGGAAGCGGATTTGCGGCAGTTGGGCGAGCTTTATCAACGCTTCCGGCGCTTGCACGGTCTCACGCCACAAGACCAAGCCGGGCCGCGCAAAACCCACTGGGCCGACATCGAGCGCATCGCCACCTCGGGGCGGGACGACATCGCCGCCCGGCTTGCCGAACTGCCGCGTATTTGGCACGAATCCACCTACGGGCCAGGGGCGGAAGAGCATTTTGCCCACTGGGTGCAACAATGGGCGCCGCAACCGGCGCGGCTGGCCCGGCTCGCGGTCGAGGCGCGGCGCCGCAACATCATGGGAGAAACATCATGATCCCCGCCTGGCCGCTGGTTGCTTGCGCGCGCGTGACCCTGGAACTGGTCACACCGCTGTCGATTGCCAGCGGTGCTTTCGATCCGCTTTACGATCAACCGCTGGCCCAGGATGCCAACGGCTTGCCCACTATTCCCGGCACCACGCTGGCCGGCGTGCTCAAGGCGGCGCTACCGCCTACCATGCGCGTCATGCTGGGCGATTGGGAGAAAAGCTCACGTTTGACGCTTAGTGCCGCACGTATTCACAATGCCGATGATCGTCCTCTCGATGGCTTATGTCTGAACTCACGCGCATACCAACAGGATGCCATTCTCGCCCCGTTGCTTGCCGCGCCGCCGCTGCGCCAGCAGGTACGGCTCACCGAATACGGCACAGCCGCCGACACCGGCAAATTCGACCGCTGTATCGTGCCAGGCGGGCATCGTTTTACCTTTGAACTGTGTTTGTGGGGAGAAGACGCTGCCGAACAGCGCACCGCCTGGGAAGGTATCCGCCAACAATGGCTGGAACAACCGCCGCGTTTGGGCGGTGGCACCCGTAACGGTCTCGGTCTGGTGCGGGTTGTGCGTTGGCGGGAAGGCACTTTTGACCTGCGCGATCCGGAAGCCTATCAACGCTGGCGGGCGCTGCCGCGCCGGCTCGATGGCGATCCCGCCGCGTTCGTCGCGTTCCCGGCGGGCGACGCCTCGCCAGCGGCACGAACACTCGTGCTGCCGCTGCGCCCGCTCGGCGTCTGGCGCATTGGCGATGGCACCCGTCCGCTCGGCGAACCGGCGCGCGAGCCGCAGCGCCTGCCGTTGACCGAGGATTGGGTGCGCTGGTCGATCGACGCGACCGGATGCACGCGGGGCGTACTCGAACAAGCGGTCGTCATCCCCGGTGCCGGCATCAAGGGAGCGCTGCGCCATCGTACGCTGTTTCATCTCTGTCGTCTCCAGGGCTGGTTTGCCGGGCCGGACGACGCATCGCAGCAGCAAGCGGAGCCGCTCATGCACAGCCTGTTCGGCAGCGCGGTGACGACGCCGGATGCGGTGGGTCAGGCTGGACGGTTGTTTTTTGCCGATCTGTGCCTGCCTGTGCATGCGGTATCGCCCAAGGTCGTGCCGCATAACAGCATCGATCGCTTCACCCAGGGCGGACGCCAGGGACGTTTGTTCAGCGAACAGGTGTTATACGCCGGCGCCACCTGGCCACTGCGGATCGGGCTGGGCGATCTGACGACGGTCGCTGACCCGCTGCGCCGCGCCCTGCGGCTGGCGCTGCACGATCTGGCCACCGGGCAACTGGCGGTTGGCGCCGGCGCCGCCAAGGGGCAGGGCTTTCTCGAAGCCGCCGAGCCGCTCGATTGGACCGCCATCGACGCCCAGCTCCAGCTTGATGCCGTGGAGGACATCGCCGCATGACCGACCATCTTTTGCCAGCCGATCTTGCGCAAACCGATCTTTTACAAGCCTATCAACAGTGTCGCGCCGACCTCCAATCATTGAGCGATGGACGCCAGGGCAGCGGCGCCGGCTGGGCGACATTCACCGCCCGGCAGTTGCAGGTTGTGCAAACCATCGCGCCCGATCCGGCCACGCTTGCCAGCCAACTGGCAACCGTGCCATTCGACCCGGCCACAGGCTTCGGCTGGACGCTGTGGCAAAGCGAGCGCGGCGTACAAGCCTGCTCGCTCGCAACCCTGCTTGCCGACCTGTCGGCGCAATCGGTGCCGCTCGATGGCGAATTCGCGACCGCCACCGCCAGCCTGGCGTTGCAGTATCGCACCGGAGCCTGGCATCTGACCCAACTCATCGAGGTCGCTCCCGGAGAGGACGTGGCTGTCCTGGCCTGCGATCAAGCCTATCTGGCGCGCCCACCCGCTGCCGGACATTTGCAGTATCGCGTTTACTGGGCACAGGATAGCAACCACGGCTATCGTCCGCGCTGGTCGCGCCTGCTGCATTTGGAAGCACAGGCAGACAAGGCGGCCTAGCCGGACACCGGCTGCGCTGTTCCGACAAGGCAGTTTCAATCCACCCGAGGATTCGCGATGGCGCTTCATGCTCCTTACAATTTCGTTCCCTTATCCGAACAGGTGTTCTTTCCGGACTGGGCCGCCGGCGTCACCCACGATATACCCCTGGCAGAGGGCGTTTGCGGCTGGCTCGACATCACCATCACCGCGCATACGCCAATTATGATCGGCGATGAAAACCAGGAACAAGGCACCGAACATCGCTTTTTCCGGCTTCCCGACGGCCCCTATGCCATTCCCGGAGCAAGTGTGCGCGGGTTGCTGCGCAATGTGCTGCAAATTGCCACCTTCGGCAAGTGTTCGCAAGTCGATGATACGCGCTTGTCGGTGCGCGATCTCGACGATGATGCAAAACACTTTTATCGTGACTATTTTGTGACCAGTACCCAACCGATCCAGTCCAAAGTCAAAGCCGGCTGGCTACGCTTCAAGGATGGCCATTGGCGCCTTGATCCATGCGAGTATGCCCGTATCGAGCATGACGATCTGAACGCTTGGTTGCGTCTGAAGATTGATCGGAAAAAAGCCCAGAGCGCCGAGGATAAATACCAGGCATTGCACTCCACGAGAAACGGGCTGCAATTGCGCTATGTTGCCGAAATGCACGATCATCAAAAACAAACAAAAAACGGGAGCACTTTTACCCTGCGTTATCCCAAAGTCAAACGCCTTGATCCCGCAGATCTTGATCCCGCCAGCCAGGACGGCTCTCTGGTCTTCACCCGTCAGCCGGAAAGCTCCAAAAAACACATGGAGTTTGTGTTTGCAGCACCGAGTCAAAAGAGC includes the following:
- a CDS encoding Cas10/Cmr2 second palm domain-containing protein, which encodes MTYYVYAFEAKDIQEYILERTRLAEMMGASGLIDAICSAMLDAALSALALADKRDFHTARRGGGGFTLVFQKAEPAHALRDLISLIMPQFAPDLPFVHAIGDDRDERLAIEAALRQLPIAQQQPVLPLPLATPPLHRAPRTGLPAWGHFPKVDGEAIDRAALAKRRFTQDRLGKKFSLGDDSTVWPRNLNPNDLNPNDPGASAENLFPFHNANHRVAIVHIDGNGFGQALQDIRTATNNSSGEQAITVEFAFSQLVEAMSCEAAQEATMEVLLDQAVATEQETSIMPARPLVLGGDDLTMILRADLALDFVEHYMRAFERISAAKIKEFAKHHQGIKPKTHCMTTCAGVVFVGAKRPFDRAYRLAEALCAEAKQCSARHAPAGGPAPSFLAFGDSTASLSCDDDVLVTSSAGTRLAGTAYHLGVISAPDAPEFDALKALKTLYVDRQAELARSALNDVIVQLRHDETEAERRWKRWLAVIARRGETGAALRQQWQAHLARVAPSHRADPTRTPVLERVDERTQQRTGAFSPLGDLLAWLKAEARFNDSDT
- a CDS encoding RAMP superfamily CRISPR-associated protein — translated: MIPAWPLVACARVTLELVTPLSIASGAFDPLYDQPLAQDANGLPTIPGTTLAGVLKAALPPTMRVMLGDWEKSSRLTLSAARIHNADDRPLDGLCLNSRAYQQDAILAPLLAAPPLRQQVRLTEYGTAADTGKFDRCIVPGGHRFTFELCLWGEDAAEQRTAWEGIRQQWLEQPPRLGGGTRNGLGLVRVVRWREGTFDLRDPEAYQRWRALPRRLDGDPAAFVAFPAGDASPAARTLVLPLRPLGVWRIGDGTRPLGEPAREPQRLPLTEDWVRWSIDATGCTRGVLEQAVVIPGAGIKGALRHRTLFHLCRLQGWFAGPDDASQQQAEPLMHSLFGSAVTTPDAVGQAGRLFFADLCLPVHAVSPKVVPHNSIDRFTQGGRQGRLFSEQVLYAGATWPLRIGLGDLTTVADPLRRALRLALHDLATGQLAVGAGAAKGQGFLEAAEPLDWTAIDAQLQLDAVEDIAA
- a CDS encoding RAMP superfamily CRISPR-associated protein, encoding MTATPEQTVWLVIDILDDWLPGTGQAGGTHLDELADRELGLPYLSGKHLKGLLRQGIQCAAHWGHLPQDSADLLFGTQEASAPARLRIENARLPAPVRAHCHAQPTAGAALFRERMATAIDPNTGAAKARSLRAFEVVVPLRLEARVACFDPTAILDWRAWLEQGAALVRAVGKQRNRGFGRAQLTLEERRA